Within Flagellimonas maritima, the genomic segment GCGATGGGAGTTCCAGAAATAATCATCACAGCGTTTTTTATAATTGGAATAGAAGTCAGGATTGTGGTTGTCGCATGCTTTTTTGCAAATGGCATGAAAGTGTTTCCCATCTTCTTCGAATAAATAATATGGAGTAAGGTCTTGACCGCCCCCAAACCATTGGTCAATGCTATTTCCGTTCTTATCATACATTTCAAAATACCGCCAATTGGCGTGAACGGTCGGCACCATTGGATTTTTAGGGTGTAAAACCAAACTCAGTCCACAAGCAAAAAAATCAGCATTTTCAACATTAAAATATTGCTGCATACTTTTTGGCAGTTCTCCGTGCACACCAGAAATGTTGACCCCTCCTTTTTCAAAAATAGCTCCGTTTTCTATGACACGTGTTCTACCACCCCCGCCCTCGGGACGTTTCCAAATGTCCTCTTGGAATTTGGCTTTCCCATCAACTTCTTCAAGCTCATTTGTAATGGTATCTTGAAGGGTTTGTATATATGAGTAGAATTTATCTTTCATGATTCATCGTTTATATGAACTAATTTGTTTTTAAAGTTAGCAAAGTTGGAATTTTCGTTCACTTTTATTGATTTTGAGGTCATTGCCGTTAAAATTATGATTGTTTCAGGAATAGTTTTATTTGAATAGTCTTTAAAAATAGATCTACCAACGGCATTATTGTGCAAATCCATCTCCTTTGCCAATTTTCGGTTAGGGAATGCATGTTCATGCCAATCCGTAATTTTTTCTGACCAGCTTAGGATTTTGATTTCATTTTTAATCCAACGATAACACTCTTTAGAAATCAAATAATTCCAAAGGGCATGTCTAAAGGCATTGGCAGGACCGTTTTTATAGTGCGCACGACCATAATGTTGTGTGGAAATTGACAAACATTTTTTTGTGGCGGACAATGTAGGAAAAACGAACAAAGGAAATTGAAAACATAATTTGACCAAAATCCAGATATTTTTTGAATCCAGTTGCTTTAATGCCTTGATTGCATTCATTGTTTAAGTTATAGCTTTTGGATTGTGGAGTTCGTATAATTCCATGTCCAAAATTTCTCCACTACCTGTTGTGTGCACATTTGGCAAAGTCCGCTTCCATACAAATCCGTTTTTTTCTGCAATTAGTTTGCTCGGCAAATTATTATGGTGAACTATAATCTGTAAAGTTTGTAACTTAAGCTCCCTAAAACACCACGGGATAATTTTTTCCACACTGGTTTTTATAATCCCCCTTCCCTCAAAGCGATAGCTAATACAATAGGCCAACTCCCCTTGGCCTTCTGTTTTTTTAAGCTCTTTTACATAGAGCAGGCCAATAATAGACCTATTGGTATTTTCTTTTATGGTAAATAGGAATTCTTCATTGCGCATAAATTCCTTAACCTTTTTGCCAACAAACAATTCGGCCAAGGTGGGTGTTAGGTTTTGTTGCAAGGTTTGAGGAAAATATGATTTAAATCGTTCCGAATTTGAAACCATAAGGTCACAAAGTCTCCAAGCATCCTTTTCTTGAATGGGACTGATACTATAGTTTTCAAAATCGATTTGCATCATCAATAAAGCTATTCGGTATACTCTTTTACGGCATCAATAAAAGCTCTTGCATTTTCGACAGGTATATGAGGAAGGATGCCATGACCCAAATTCACCACATATTTGTCCTTACCAAATTCACGAATCATTTGATCGACCATTTTTTTGATGGTTTCTGGTGGGGAAAGTAATCGTGCAGGATCAAAATTGCCTTGCAGTGTTATATTTCCTCCCGTTAAATATCTAGCATTTTGTGCGGAACAAGTCCAATCAACACCCAATGCCGATGCACCTGATTGTGCCATTTCTTTTAGCGCAAACCAGCAACCTTTTCCAAAAACGATGACGGGTGCATCATCTTTAAGCGCATCTACGATTTGCTGAATATATTGAAAGGAAAATTCTTGATAATCCACTGGCGATAACATTCCTCCCCAAGAATCAAAAACCTGAACGGCATTTACACCCGCTCTTACCTTAGCTTTTAAATAAGCAATTGTAGTGTCCGTAATTTTTTGAAGTAGTTGATGAGCAGCTTCTGGTTGGGTAAAACAAAATCCGCGGGCCTTATCGAAACTTTTACTTCCCTGCCCTTCTACGCAATAACAAAGTATGGTCCATGGTGAGCCTGCAAAACCAATCAATGGAATTTCATCTTGCAACTTTTCTTTGGTCATTGTAATCGCATTCAAAACGTATCCCAATGATTCTTCAATATTTGGAATGATGACCCTATCTAAATCTTTTGGAGATTTAATGGGATTTGGTAAATAAGGACCAAAGTTAGGTTTCATCTCTACCTCAATATTCATGGCTTGCGGAATAACCAAAATATCACTGAAGAGTATGGCTGCATCCATTCCATACCGGCGAATGGGCTGGACAGTTATTTCCGAAGCCAATTCTGGAGTCTGGCATCGGGTAAAGAAATCGTATTTTGCTTTCAATTCCATAAATTCAGGAAGATATCGTCCAGCTTGGCGCATCATCCAAACGGGGGGTCTATCTACAATTTCACCTTTTAGAGCTCTTAGGAACAGGTCATTTTTAATCATGTTTCTTAAAATATTTTATAGCTTGAACCAACAAATTTTCTATTGTTGGCTTGTTGGCAATTATAATTTGATCCGTATACTTTTTAGCTTCAGTGGCAGTGGTATTGCCAATACAGAAAGCCAAGCTTTTTGAGATACTATTTTCTTGTATGTAACTTTTTATACCACTTGGACTAAAAAAAAGGATGCCATTAAATACGCGATCAAATCTTCTTGGAATCAAATGGGTTTTATAAATCTTAACTTCTGTATACCGAACATTATTTTTTGATAGGATATTAGGCAATTCTTCTCTTCTTAAGTTCCCACATAAGAACAAAAACTTCTCATTTTGATGTTTTTTAATAATAAAATCACCTAAATCCAAGGCATTTTCAGTAGTAGCAATAATTTTTAACCCATTTTCTTCCAATACTGCTTTGGTCTTTTCACCGACGCAAAAAGCATTGCATTCGGACATGTCCAGTTTTTTAGAATACTTCAAAAAGGCTTTTACGGCATTTTTACTGGTGAAAATATAATTTTGAAAATTATTGGGGATAGGTACATCCAAAAATTCAATATCCAATGCATTATATTCCACCAAACCCAGTCCAGAATGGAGAAATAATTCTTTTTGTGAGGGGGAAAGTATTTTAGTGGAGAGCACTGTTATACTGCTCCCTCTACTTAAGGTGAGGGATGGGGTGAGGTGTTTTTTCGTGTTCTCGCTATGTTTTTTTAAATGTTCTTTACGTTCACTAGCGTAGGATTCTTGTTTTTCTTTGGCAGCTATAATATACTGAAATACGATATCAACATTTTCAAAAACCATTCTATTCTCAAAACGTAAAATTTTATAGCCTAAGCTTTGTAAGTGAATGTCCCTCCTTCTGTCCTTTTCAGCTTGATTTATTTGTTTGTGATACTCGCCATCCAATTCAATTATTATTCCATATTCAACACAAAAGAAATCTACAATATAACTTTTTATTGGGTGTTGTCTTCTAAATTTCAGATTTTTAAGTTTACGATTTCGAAGGTGGCTCCAAAGCTTTTTTTCAGCCTTAGTTTGATTTTTGCGTAATAATCTTGCTATTTGAATTTTATTGTTCATCCCCACTCCCTAACCCTCTCCCCCGGGAGAGGGAACTGTTTCTTGATTATTTCTAATAGCTTTCATTAGTCTATCTCCGCCCATTTCCAATAGCTCTTTGGCACAAGCCTTTCCAAAACCACTTGAATCGGTTAAGTCACTACTTTTCTTAATTGCAACCTTTTGTTTGCCATCCAAGGAAAAAACTGATCCTTCAAAATAAATCGATTGATTTTTTATTTGTGCTAAAGCTCCGATGGGAGCAGTACAACCGCCCTCAAGTGTTCTTAAAAAATCACGTTCAATTGCAGTTGTTATCTCAGAATCCTGATGATTAAGCTTATGTGAGGCCTCCTTTGAAAACGCATCTTTCTCCAGGGCCACTACCAACATTGCTCCTTGAGCGGGCGCGGGTATCATCCAGTCCAGTTCTAAAGCATCTTTGGGCAATAGTTTAATGCGTTCCAATCCAGCCTGTGCAAAAATGGCCCCTTGCCAATCATTTTCGATAAGTTTTAAAATTCTCGAATTTACGTTGCCCCTCAAATCCACTATGTTATGATGCGGATATTTATGCAACCATTGTGCTTTTCTCCGTAAGCTACCTGTGGCAATGGTAGCTATGTTTTCAGATTCTAGAAAATCCAATCCTTTGTGAACCAGAATATCATTGGTTACGGCACGTTCCAAAACTGCGGTTTGTACAATGCCTTTCGGCAATTGTGTAGGGACGTCCTTCATGGAATGTACCGCAATATCTATTTGACCTTTTAGTAGTGCAACATCCAACGTCTTGGTGAAGATTCCTGTAATCCCTAGTTCGTAGAGTGGTTTGTCCAAGATCTGATCCCCTGTTGATTTTATTGGAATCAAAGTCGTATCATGCCCTAATGCTTCCAGTTTTTGCTGTACTGTGGTCGCTTGCCACAACGCCAATTCGCTATCGCGGGTTCCGATTCGTATGATTTTGCTCATTTTGAACCGATTTCTAACTGAAAAACTTTTTGGATGAGTTCCAGACTATCTTCGGTATCAACCTCGGAACTCTTTAAATGGTTGGCAAACTGCTTGGTTATCTTTTGAATGATGCGTTCCGAAATGATTTCTGCCTGATCTTCGTTAAAATCGGATATTTTTCTGGAATGAAAGTCGATTTCCTCTGCTTTCATCGTTTTAAGTTTTTCCTTGAGCGCATTGATTACTGGAGCAAACTTTCTTGTCTCCAACCATTTTAAAAATTCTCCCCTTACCTGATCGATTATTTTCTCTGCTTTGGGAACAAATTCTTTTCTCTTGTTTAAGGTGTCATCGGTAATTTGGGAAAGTTGGTCCAAGTGAACCAAGGAAACATTTTCAAGCTCCAAAACATCATTGGATACATTTTTGGGAACGGAAAGATCCAAAATAAGAAGGGGCTTTTTTGTATAGATCAAAGCTTTTGAGATAGTGGGCAGTTGTGCGCCCGTAGCAACAACAAAGATATCGGCCCGTCTAATTTCAGTTTGTAGATCACCATAGTCTTTTACGGTTAAATCAAACTTTCCTGCAATGACCTCAGCTTTCTCACGGGTTCTATTAATGAGCGTGATCTGGGAATTTTTGGAGTGTTTTACGAGATTTTCACAGGTGTTCCTACCGATTTTCCCAGTACCAAAGAGCAGGATATTTTTTTCTGATATGTCAGGAACTTTGTTTAGAATATATCTTACAGAAGCAAATGCTACAGAAGTGGCACCAGAAGAGAGTTCTGTTTCGTTTTTTATACGCTTGCTGGCTTGGATAACTGCATTGCACAAACGTTCCAGGAACGGATTGGCCATTTCGTGCTTTTTGGAACGAAAAAAACCTTGCTTTATCTGGCTAATTATTTCAAAATCACCTAAAATTTGACTATCCAAACCAGTTCCCACTCTAAAAATGTGGGAAATAGCATCATGATTTTTATAGACGTAGGCAACCTCCTGAAATTCTTCCACACTGCCTTGGGTATGGTCGCAGAGCATCTTTATGAGTTGATAGGGATGTTGGGCAAAACCATATAGTTCGGTTCTGTTGCAAGTAGAAATTGCCAAAAGTCCATCAATATCCTGTTCCTTGGCTTGCACCATTATTTTGTCAATCGCAGGAACATCCAAACTAAATTTCCCCCTTATTTCAGCATCAGCTTTTTTGTAGCTGAGCCCAATGGCATAAAAAGAGTTGTGTTTGGAAATATGGTAATTCCTCATAAAGGATATAATCGCGACACAAAAATAGGGGTGCAACATTTTAAAAAATAACGCTAGCGGAACTATAAATAACAGCCTTTGTCCATTTATGGGTATTTTTCGGTCAAATTCTTCAAAAACACCGCATTTATTGATAAATTTGAATTATCGAAAACAATTTAGAGTCATTCTAAATAGAATTAATCATCTAAAAATTTGTATTCGGAAATGGAAAATGTCGCCAAAGGTTCATATAAGGAAATTTTATTGGAAGAAGGATTTTATATACTTAAAATTCAGAACGATACAGAAGATATAAAGAGAATAGAAAGAGAAATCAATAGCTCGTTCATTCAATTTCATTTTTGCCTAAAAGGGAAGTCCCAGTTTTATTTTAACGATGGGCAATACCATCTTGAAGTGTCCGAAGAAAACTCGCTCTTGCTTTACAATACCCAAAAAGATTTGCCTTTACATTTAAATGTATCCCCAGATACGTGGTTATTGTCCATAATTATGACGATAAGGAAATTCCATTCGCTTTTTTCCAACGAGGCAGATTATATCCCTTTTTTAAGTGAAGGGAACAAAGAAAAGAAATACTATTCCCAAGAGGCGGTTTCTCCAGCAATAGCAGTAGTCTTGAGCCAGTTGATGAACTATAACCTGCACCCCTCCATAAAAGAGCTGTACGTAAAGGGGAAGGTGTATGAATTAATTTCCCTGTATTTTAACAAAACCCAGAACGCAGATTTGGAACAGTGCCCTTTTTTAGCGGATGAAGAGAACGTAAGGCGCTTAAAAATGGCAAAGGAAATCATGATTTCCAGAATGTCCGAACCACCCACTTTGGCGGAACTTTCCAAGGAAATAGGACTTAGTCTAAAGAAATTAAAGGAAGGTTTCAAACAGATTTACGGGGATTCCGTTTATGGCTTTTTGTTTGATTATAAAATGGAATATGCAAGAAAAATGTTAGAGACCGGAAGCCATAATGTCAATGAAGTAGGTTTACGTGTAGGGTACAGCACGGCAAGCCATTTTATTGCATCGTTCAAGAAGAAATATGGGACCACACCAAAAAAATATTTAATTTCAAATGCTTAAACAGCAAATATGAAATTTTATTTAATAGTCCCTTTTATCTTTTGTTCAATACTATTTGTAAATGCGCAAGAAAACCCCACTCCAGAAGATGTTCCAAAACCTCCGGAACTTGTTTTAGTATTTAGCAAGACGACAGGCTATCGCCATAAATCCATAGAAAAAGGTGTTGAAACTTTAAGAAAATTGGGAAGGGAGAACGGTTTTATTGTATTGCAGACGGAAAGCTCATCTGACTTTAATCCACAGAACTTAAACAACTATAGATTAGTAATATTCCTCAATACCACAAAGGAAGTTTTGGATGATGTTCAGCAAAAAGCTTTTGAGAAATATATTAGGAATGAGGGGAGTTTTATGGGAATACATGCTGCCACAGATACCGAATACGACTGGCCTTGGTACGGAAAGTTGGTAGGAGCTTATTTTGAAAGCCATCCGAACGACCCCAATATTATAAATGCGAAAATCGATGTCCTAAACAGAGAACATCCTTCCACAGCGCACTTGAACGACACATGGAAGCGCAGTGATGAATGGTATAATTACAAAAATTTAAATCCTGATGTTTCTGTTTTGCTCAACTTGGACGAAACCAGTTATGAAGGTGGAAAAAACGGCAAAAATCATCCTATTGCTTGGTTCCATGAATTTGATGGTGCCCGTGCATATTATACTGGCGGCGGCCATAGCAAAGCTTCTTTTGATGAGCCAGACTTTCAACAGCACCTACTGGGAGCGATAGAATGGTGTCTAGGGAGAAAGTAAGGTCGGTCTTGCTACAATAATCCCAATATTGTATTTTATTTTTTTGAGGTAGTCCACCAAGGGTTCTTTGGAAATCATTACAGATCCTGCACTGGATGCATGTAGTAGATAGATTCTTTCATCGGGTTGCTTTATGGCTATTCCAGTATGTGTAACGTCCAATCCCTTTATAGAGGTTGCTAGCGCAACAATATCACCGGATTGAATTAAATTTTCATTTTGCTCAATTTGGTCTTGGGGCAAAATACATAGGTTTTCTTTGGCAAGGGTTTCTTCTACTTCCAAAATGGCCTTATAGTTTTCTTCTTCTCCTAAAAAAGGATACAAATTTCTGTGCGTACCCATAAAGTTGATGCTCTTTTCTGTTTGGATTCCACCCAATTCCGAAGTAATATCGGTGACCAGACCTTTCTTTTCGTTATTTCGAATCCATTCCGTAAAATAATGTAAACGAGAAGGATACCCATTGATTTTTCCATCTCTATACCGAATTTTCTCAAGATTTTCAATAAAATCCAAGAACTGGAACTGCTGATTTTCATACATTAAACCAAAGGCAAGGACATTCTCCACAAATGTGGTACAATCCAACCCCCTTAGATTGACAACTAAACTTTCGCTTTCGCCAAGTTCCAAGGTTTTTTCTACGTAAGGAGTTTCCAAAAACGTTTTTCCTATAGCCACAATGATATTTTGATGGGCATTCGTTTCAAAATTTTCAAATGTTTTTAACTTGGAATAAAACAAGGTTGAATCTTCAGCCGTGTACAAGACTTGGGCATTGGTTTCAAATCCAAAAAACAAAAGAATAAAGAGTAAAATCTTAGGAAACATGAACAATTTTGGGTTTATCAAACTAAATTAGGATTATCTATGGAATTATAAAGAAACAAATTGTTGGAATCAAAAATTAAATCATCCTCAAGTAGTATTTTTACTGCTCTTAATAAATAGCTATGAAAGGAGTGTTATTGGTCAATTTGGGTTCGCCGGATAGTCCAACTGCAAAGGATGTAAAGCCATATTTGGATGAATTTCTTATGGATGAACGGGTCATTGATGTTCCAAACATATTGAGAAACATATTGGTTCGTGGCATAATCTTGCAGACCCGCCCCAAAAAGTCTGCAAAAGCCTATGCCAAAATATGGTGGGACGAGGGGTCGCCCTTGATCGTTATTTCTGAAAGATTTACCGAAAAGGTCCGTCAACATACCAACATGCCAGTAGCTCTTGGTATGCGTTACGGGTCCATAACCATAAAAAAAGCGCTCCAAGAACTTAAAGATAAAGGAGTTGATGAGGTTTTGTTGGTGCCATTATATCCACATTACGCCATGTCTTCGTATGAAACTGTCGTTGTTAAAGCAATGGAAGAGCAGCAAAAACACTTCCCCCAAATTAATTTGACCACATTGCCGGCATTTTATAGCAATGCGGATTACATAAAAGTTTTATCCGAAAGCATTGCCGATGGGTTGAAGGATTTTGAATATGACCATATTCTCTTTTCGTACCACGGTATCCCGGAACGACATATTAGAAAATCGGACCCGACCAAGTTTCATTGTAAAATTGATGGTAGCTGTTGTAAAATAAATTCGGTGGCGCACCATACCTGTTATAGGCACCAATGTTACGATACTACGGAATTGGTAAAAGCATACCTGGACCTTCCCGAAGATAAGGTCAGTTCTTCGTTCCAATCGCGTTTGGCAGGCGACCCATGGCTAAAACCCTATACCGATTACGAATTTGAACGGCTGGCGAAAGAAGGGAAAAAGCGATTGGCCGTAATTACTCCTGCGTTCGTAAGTGATTGTTTGGAAACTTTGGAAGAAATTGCCATGGAAGGCAAAGAACAATTTGAAGAAGCAGGTGGCGAACGCTATAAACATATTCCTTGCCTGAACGATAGTGATGCTTGGGTTACTTTAATGGCCAAGTGGGTCAACGAGTGGAAATCCAAGGGGACTCTTCCAGTTTAATTACTTGTCTGGTCTAGCGCAGTCAGGCCCTAAATAAAATTGTTGTCAATATCTTGACTGTGCTGGATATGACAGCTTAAAATTATGGCAAAAGTTTCATCAGATCAGTTAGGACAAGAACCCATAGGCAAGTTGCTTATAAAACAGGCCGTTCCTGCCTCTATTGGCATATTGGTAATGTCCTTGAATATTTTGGTGGATTCAATTTTTGTGGGGAATTGGATCGGACCCATTGCCATTGCCGCAATCAATGTGGTATTGCCCGTATCTTTTTTTATTGCCGCGTTGGGTATGGCAATCGGTATTGGCGGGTCCAGTATAATTTCTAGAGCATTGGGAGCCAATAATAAGGAAAAAGCCCTTAAGACTTTTGGAAACCAAATTACCCTTACCCTTTTGGTGACCATAACCATGGTTGCCTTGGGACTTTATTTTGTGGATGGGCTAATTCCCGCATTTGGTGGCAAAGGAAGCATTTTTGATCCCGCAAAAATTTATTATACCATTATTTTATATGGAGTGCCTTTCTTGGCACTTTGTATGATGGGCAATACGGTAATACGGGCAGAGGGAAAACCAAAATTTGCCATGATAGCCATGATTATTCCTTCCGTTGGAAACCTGCTCATGGACTATATTTTTATCTATGTTTTTGATTGGGGCATGCACGGAGCAGCATGGGCAACAACGGCAGGTTATCTAATGTGCTTTGGTTATATACTTTATTTTTTTCTATCAAAAAATTCTGAATTAAGAATAAGTCTACCACATTTTGGATTGGACGTACCGATTTTAAGGGAAATCGGTTCACTTGGTTTTGTGACCTTGGCAAGACAGGCTGTAACGAGCATCACCTATCTATTGATGAACAACATTTTATTCAATTTGGGGGGTGAGGCCATGGTTGCCGTGTATGCCATTATCGGTAGAATGTTAATGTTCGCTTTGTTCCCGGTTTTTGGCGTTACCCAAGGGTTTTTGCCCATCGCAGGGTTTAATTATGGTGCGTTAAAGTATGATCGTGTAAAGGAATCTATTTACACAGCAATTAAATATGCAGCATTGGTAGCTACATTGGTTTTTATCGGGTTGATGATTTTTCCCGAAGCAATCACATCTCTCTTCCTAAGCAGTCGTGAAGATTTGCCCGTAAAGGAATTGATCACCAATACCTTTGTTTTGGAGCGTGCCCCAACAGCCATGCGCTGGGTTTTTGCAGCAACACCAATTATTGCCTTACAATTGATTGGAGCGGCCTATTTTCAGGCAGTGGGCAAAGCAATTCCTGCATTATTGTTGACCTTGACCCGACAGGGTTTCTTTTTTATTCCGCTTATATTGGTTTTGCCCTATTATTTAGGTGAGTTTGGTGTTTGGATTTCCTTTCCAATAGCCGATGTTCTAGCTACTATCGTTACGGGATTCTATTTGTGGAAAGAGATTAAGACAAAACTGCAAAAACCGACCGATATATAATATTTATTGGGTTATTTGAGTAGCCGCTTTACTGATGATTTTCCACTCACCCTCAAGCTCTTTCAACAAGAATATGTCAATAAACTTTAAATCCCGTTTTGGAATGAGGATTTCAGCTTTTGCGCAAGCAATGTTGTTGGCATAATCTATCATCAGTATTTTACCTACCCTTCCATTAAATTTACCTTGTTCCCTATCTTTAAAAAGATTACTGTATTCTTTTGGGGTTAAAATCCACAGCTCTTGGTCCTTTTTGGATAAAAACAGATCGGCGTCTTCAAAAAAGGCCGATTCTATCAATGCTTGGTTATTATAAGACGAGCCATCAATATATTTTTGAAGTGTTTCACGGATCGCTTTTTCTTCGTTTTGCGCCTTAATAGTGATGTAGCTTGCAAATAGCATAAGGATAA encodes:
- a CDS encoding MATE family efflux transporter gives rise to the protein MAKVSSDQLGQEPIGKLLIKQAVPASIGILVMSLNILVDSIFVGNWIGPIAIAAINVVLPVSFFIAALGMAIGIGGSSIISRALGANNKEKALKTFGNQITLTLLVTITMVALGLYFVDGLIPAFGGKGSIFDPAKIYYTIILYGVPFLALCMMGNTVIRAEGKPKFAMIAMIIPSVGNLLMDYIFIYVFDWGMHGAAWATTAGYLMCFGYILYFFLSKNSELRISLPHFGLDVPILREIGSLGFVTLARQAVTSITYLLMNNILFNLGGEAMVAVYAIIGRMLMFALFPVFGVTQGFLPIAGFNYGALKYDRVKESIYTAIKYAALVATLVFIGLMIFPEAITSLFLSSREDLPVKELITNTFVLERAPTAMRWVFAATPIIALQLIGAAYFQAVGKAIPALLLTLTRQGFFFIPLILVLPYYLGEFGVWISFPIADVLATIVTGFYLWKEIKTKLQKPTDI
- a CDS encoding nuclear transport factor 2 family protein, encoding MKKFVLILMLFASYITIKAQNEEKAIRETLQKYIDGSSYNNQALIESAFFEDADLFLSKKDQELWILTPKEYSNLFKDREQGKFNGRVGKILMIDYANNIACAKAEILIPKRDLKFIDIFLLKELEGEWKIISKAATQITQ